A region of the Tepidibacillus fermentans genome:
GAAGATCGGTTTAATGGAAAGAAGCACATCAAAGTAAAACCTCCAAAAAATCTAAAAAACCGAAATGGGATAAGATAGATAAGATGTGGATGGAGGGGTAATAATGGCAAAATTTGAATTTAACGAGAATCAGATCAACAATATAATGGTATTTTTAAATCGAGTGCCAGTAACTGGATTTAAGGAAATTGAAGCTATGAATGAGATTATAAGAATTTTTCAGAATCCAATAATTGAGCAAGATAATATGGTGACACCTAAAAAATAGGTGTTTTTATTGGTGTTTTTTATTAATGTAGATAAGCTGCCCAATTTGGGTAGCTTTTTTATATTCATAATAAAAAAGGAGGATTCATATGGAACGATTAGATGTATTTCTTAAAACAGCAATATCATTTTTTGGGGCCACAGCCTCTTATTTTTATGGTGGGTGGTCGGCATTGCTTGGTGTTTTACTCTCTTTTGTAATCATCGACTATATCACCGGCGTGATCGCAGCAAGCATTGAGAGCAAACTGAAAAGTTCAATTGGTTTGATTGGAATCGCACGAAAAGTATATATTTTCGTCCTGATTGCTATCGCACATCTTGTAGATCAGACGCTTGGTGACGCTCATTTCATTCGAGACGCAACAATTTTCTTTTATTTAGCTAACGAACTTTTATCGATCTTTGAGAACATCGGTAGGACAGGCTTGCCATTGCCTGAAGTATTAAAAAATGCAGTAGAAGTTTTGAAACAGAAAGGGGATAGAAGCAATGAGTAAAATTTTTATCGACGCTGGACACGGTGGGAATGATCCAGGAGCCGTTGGAAATGGTATTCAAGAGAAAAATATAACACTTAAACTTGCCACAATGTTACGTGACTTCTTAATCAAGAATTATGTTTGTGAAGTCAAAATGACACGTGAAGCGGATGTATTTGTTGAATTATCTCAACGTGATAATATTGCAAACAATTGGAAAGCTGATTACTTCATTAGCCTTCATGTCAATGCAGGTGGTGGACAAGGGTTTGAGTCGCACATCTATAATGGAACGGTGAGTGCTAAGACAATAGCCATGCAGAATGTCATACACGGTGAAGTCATGTCTTATTTGAAACAATTTAACATCACAGACAGAGGAAA
Encoded here:
- a CDS encoding N-acetylmuramoyl-L-alanine amidase, translated to MSKIFIDAGHGGNDPGAVGNGIQEKNITLKLATMLRDFLIKNYVCEVKMTREADVFVELSQRDNIANNWKADYFISLHVNAGGGQGFESHIYNGTVSAKTIAMQNVIHGEVMSYLKQFNITDRGKKRSNFSVVRETKMPAILTENLFIDNSREAGLLKDDKFLRGLAEAHGRGLAKGLGLQVKPVESKSKTSNKLLYKVQVGVFAEKANADRLAAELKAKGYNVFVVQE
- a CDS encoding phage holin family protein, translated to MERLDVFLKTAISFFGATASYFYGGWSALLGVLLSFVIIDYITGVIAASIESKLKSSIGLIGIARKVYIFVLIAIAHLVDQTLGDAHFIRDATIFFYLANELLSIFENIGRTGLPLPEVLKNAVEVLKQKGDRSNE